From a region of the Chroicocephalus ridibundus chromosome 8, bChrRid1.1, whole genome shotgun sequence genome:
- the CCNF gene encoding cyclin-F isoform X2, whose product MKAGVIHCRCSRCFSFPSKRRIRKRPRVLTLLSLPEDVLFHVLKGLPAEDILSVRAVHSHLKYLVDNHASVWACASFQEIWPSPNNLKMFERAAERGNFEAAVKLGIAYLYNEGLSISDEGRAEVNGLKASHFFSLAERLNVCAAPFIWLFIRPPWSLSGSCCKAVVYESLKAECQLEKAQKGSILHCLAKVLSLFEDEEKRKESLEMFEESSKQGCLNSSYLLWESNRKAAMSDPGRYLQSLRKLRDYAAKGCWEAQIALAKACGNGNQLGLEAKSSSEVVSQIFQASLPISKQSIFTVQKGMNETMRYILIDWLVEVATMKDFSSLCLHMTVGCVDRYLKLRPVPRARLQLLGIACMVICTRFISKEILTIREAVWLTDNTYKYEDLVRMMGEIISALEGKIRIPTIVDYKEVLSNVVSLERRTLHLYSFICELSLLNTSLCVYSPAQLAAAALLLAKILHRQAHPWTSQLSECTGFSLEDLLPCVLSLYQKCFHDDVPKDYRQVSLTAVKQRFEDERYEEIGKEKMMSYSQLCSLLGVKQEDPEPSPLHTNVVEIQTFLSSPSGKRTKRRREDSIQDDRGSFVTTPTAELSTQEESLLDNFLDWSLDSCSGYEGDQESEGERDGDVTGPSGILDVTVVYMDPAEHCCQDSSDEDNLAVEWSGQAALLREAKPPDNTCSLSAYHTPRNPNLEGSSGYSSVNSASPTSSVEGSLGVPLKPTSALSLGSAMNAVPCLPHYLESCLQSVCARPNEGKCDRRQVKRKNVAEHSEERVNWGFLSL is encoded by the exons ATGAAGGCAGGCG tgattCACTGTAGGTGTTCcaggtgtttttctttcccttcaaagcGAAGGATAAGAAAACGGCCCCGAGTTCTGACGTTATTAAGTCTGCCCGAGGACGTTCTTTTTCATGTTCTGAAAGGCCTTCCTGCTGAGGACATCCTCTCTGTCAGAGCT GTGCACTCACATCTTAAATACCTTGTGGATAATCATGCTAGTGTTTGGGCATGTGCAAGTTTCCAAGAAATATGGCCTTCTCCAAACAATCTGAAGATGTTTGAAAG GGCTGCTGAAAGGGGTAACTTTGAAGCTGCTGTGAAGCTGGGGATAGCATACCTGTACAATGAAGGCT TGTCCATCTCCGACGAGGGTCGTGCAGAAGTGAATGGATTAAAGGCATCTCACTTCTTCAGTCTGGCGGAGCGTTTGAATGTGTGCGCAGCCCCATTTATCTGGCTTTTTATCCGTCCTCCCTGGTCCTTGAGTGGAAGCTGTTGTAAAGCTGTGGTCTATGAGAGTCTCAAAGCAGAGTGTCAGTTGGAGAAA GCTCAAAAAGGATCTATTCTCCATTGCTTGGCTAAGGTCTTGAGTCTCTTTGAG gatgaagaaaaaagaaaagaatccctTGAAATGTTTGAAGAATCTTCAAAGCAGGGTTGTTTAAACAGCTCCTACCTCCTTTGGGAAAGTAACAGAAAGGCTGCT ATGTCAGATCCTGGCAGATACCTCCAAAGTCTCAGGAAGCTACGGGACTATGCAGCGAAGGGCTGCTGGGAAGCACAG ATAGCTTTAGCCAAAGCTTGTGGGAATGGAAACCAACTAGGATTAGAAGCAAAGTCTTCCAGTGAAGTGGTGTCTCAAATCTTTCAAGCTTCCCTTCCTATCAGCAAGCAAAGTATCTTCACTGTGCAGAAAGGAATGAATGAAACAATGAG GTACATCCTGATTGATTGGCTGGTAGAAGTGGCTACCATGAAAGACTTTTCTAGCCTATGCCTTCACATGACAGTAGGATGCGTGGATCGTTATTTGAAGCTGAGACCTGTACCTCGGGCTCGACTCCAACTTTTGGGAATAGCCTGCATGGTCATTTGCACACG TTTCATCAGCAAAGAGATCTTGACAATACGGGAAGCTGTGTGGCTAACAGACAACACGTACAAATATGAAGACTTGGTCAGAATGATGGGTGAGATCATTTCTGCCCTAGAAGGAAAGATAAGG ATACCAACCATTGTGGACTACAAAGAAGTATTGTCAAATGTGGTCTCGTTGGAGAGAAGAACTCTTCACCTTTACAGCTTCATTTGTGAACTGTCCCTCTTAAACACCAGCCTTTGTGTGTATTCCCCAGctcagctggctgctgcagcgctgctgctggctaAGATACTACACAGGCAAG CACACCCCTGGACCAGCCAGCTGTCTGAGTGCACCGGTTTCTCTCTTGAAGACCTGTTGCCCTGTGTGCTAAGCCTCTACCAAAAGTG tttccatgACGATGTCCCAAAGGATTATAGGCAGGTGTCCTTAACTGCAGTGAAACAACGATTTGAAGATGAGCGGTATGAAGAAATAGGCAAAGAAAAG atgATGAGTTACAGCCAGCTCTGTTCGTTGTTGGGTGTGAAACAGGAGGATCCAGAGCCCAGTCCCTTGCACACGAACGTGGTGGAAATTCAGACTTTCCTTAGCTCTCCCTCTGGAAAGAGAACTAAAAG GAGGAGGGAAGACAGCATTCAGGATGACAGGGGCAGCTTTGTGACTACACCCACAGCAGAGCTCTCCACCCAGGAAGAAAGTCTTCTAGATAACTTCCTAGACTGGAGTTTAGATTCCTGCTCTGGTTATGAAGGTGATCAGGAAAGTGAAGGCGAGAGAGATGGAGATG TGACAGGTCCCAGCGGGATCCTGGACGTGACGGTGGTCTATATGGATCCTGCGGAGCACTGCTGTCaggactccagtgatgaagacaACCTGGCTGTGGAGTGGTCTGGGCAGGCGGCACTGCTGAGGGAGGCCAAGCCGCCTGATAACACTTGCAGCCTTTCAGCATATCACACCCCCAGAAATCCTAACCTGGAAGGGAGCTCAGGCTACTCTTCCGTCAACAGTGCCAGCCCTACATCTTCTGTAGAAGGCAGCCTTGGAGTACCTCTCAAACCTACCTCAGCACTGTCTCTTGGCAGTGCCATGAACGCGGTGCCATGCCTGCCTCATTACTTGGAATCATGTTTACAGTCAGTCTGCGCTAGGCCTAATGAGGGCAAGTGTGACAGAAGGCAAGTCAAGCGAAAAAATGTGGCAGAACACAGTGAAGAAAGGGTGAACTGGGGCTTCTTAAGCCTCtga
- the CCNF gene encoding cyclin-F isoform X1, with product MHVLEAMRTKTVLLHSGVGDVAWEWETVPMNCQIFLCTKGLQREKPQHSLCLTCDVKAHMRLRSVTTKFTACPPLSDLFEAVGLEAPTDFNLEYLLCFPFRAAERGNFEAAVKLGIAYLYNEGLSISDEGRAEVNGLKASHFFSLAERLNVCAAPFIWLFIRPPWSLSGSCCKAVVYESLKAECQLEKAQKGSILHCLAKVLSLFEDEEKRKESLEMFEESSKQGCLNSSYLLWESNRKAAMSDPGRYLQSLRKLRDYAAKGCWEAQIALAKACGNGNQLGLEAKSSSEVVSQIFQASLPISKQSIFTVQKGMNETMRYILIDWLVEVATMKDFSSLCLHMTVGCVDRYLKLRPVPRARLQLLGIACMVICTRFISKEILTIREAVWLTDNTYKYEDLVRMMGEIISALEGKIRIPTIVDYKEVLSNVVSLERRTLHLYSFICELSLLNTSLCVYSPAQLAAAALLLAKILHRQAHPWTSQLSECTGFSLEDLLPCVLSLYQKCFHDDVPKDYRQVSLTAVKQRFEDERYEEIGKEKMMSYSQLCSLLGVKQEDPEPSPLHTNVVEIQTFLSSPSGKRTKRRREDSIQDDRGSFVTTPTAELSTQEESLLDNFLDWSLDSCSGYEGDQESEGERDGDVTGPSGILDVTVVYMDPAEHCCQDSSDEDNLAVEWSGQAALLREAKPPDNTCSLSAYHTPRNPNLEGSSGYSSVNSASPTSSVEGSLGVPLKPTSALSLGSAMNAVPCLPHYLESCLQSVCARPNEGKCDRRQVKRKNVAEHSEERVNWGFLSL from the exons ATGCACGTCCTTGAGGCTATGAGAACCAAAACTGTGTTATTGCATTCTGGCGTTGGGGATGTTGCATGGGAATGGGAAACAGTTCCAATGAATTGTCAAATTTTCTTGTGTACGAAAGGGTTGCAGCGAGAAAAGCCTCAGCATAGCTTGTGTTTAACTTGTGATGTGAAAGCACATATGCGCTTACGGTCGGTGACCACCAAATTCACAGCCTGCCCTCCACTAAGTGACTTGTTTGAGgctgtgggcctggaagcacCTACCGATTTCAACCTCGAGTATCTTCTCTGTTTCCCGTTCAGGGCTGCTGAAAGGGGTAACTTTGAAGCTGCTGTGAAGCTGGGGATAGCATACCTGTACAATGAAGGCT TGTCCATCTCCGACGAGGGTCGTGCAGAAGTGAATGGATTAAAGGCATCTCACTTCTTCAGTCTGGCGGAGCGTTTGAATGTGTGCGCAGCCCCATTTATCTGGCTTTTTATCCGTCCTCCCTGGTCCTTGAGTGGAAGCTGTTGTAAAGCTGTGGTCTATGAGAGTCTCAAAGCAGAGTGTCAGTTGGAGAAA GCTCAAAAAGGATCTATTCTCCATTGCTTGGCTAAGGTCTTGAGTCTCTTTGAG gatgaagaaaaaagaaaagaatccctTGAAATGTTTGAAGAATCTTCAAAGCAGGGTTGTTTAAACAGCTCCTACCTCCTTTGGGAAAGTAACAGAAAGGCTGCT ATGTCAGATCCTGGCAGATACCTCCAAAGTCTCAGGAAGCTACGGGACTATGCAGCGAAGGGCTGCTGGGAAGCACAG ATAGCTTTAGCCAAAGCTTGTGGGAATGGAAACCAACTAGGATTAGAAGCAAAGTCTTCCAGTGAAGTGGTGTCTCAAATCTTTCAAGCTTCCCTTCCTATCAGCAAGCAAAGTATCTTCACTGTGCAGAAAGGAATGAATGAAACAATGAG GTACATCCTGATTGATTGGCTGGTAGAAGTGGCTACCATGAAAGACTTTTCTAGCCTATGCCTTCACATGACAGTAGGATGCGTGGATCGTTATTTGAAGCTGAGACCTGTACCTCGGGCTCGACTCCAACTTTTGGGAATAGCCTGCATGGTCATTTGCACACG TTTCATCAGCAAAGAGATCTTGACAATACGGGAAGCTGTGTGGCTAACAGACAACACGTACAAATATGAAGACTTGGTCAGAATGATGGGTGAGATCATTTCTGCCCTAGAAGGAAAGATAAGG ATACCAACCATTGTGGACTACAAAGAAGTATTGTCAAATGTGGTCTCGTTGGAGAGAAGAACTCTTCACCTTTACAGCTTCATTTGTGAACTGTCCCTCTTAAACACCAGCCTTTGTGTGTATTCCCCAGctcagctggctgctgcagcgctgctgctggctaAGATACTACACAGGCAAG CACACCCCTGGACCAGCCAGCTGTCTGAGTGCACCGGTTTCTCTCTTGAAGACCTGTTGCCCTGTGTGCTAAGCCTCTACCAAAAGTG tttccatgACGATGTCCCAAAGGATTATAGGCAGGTGTCCTTAACTGCAGTGAAACAACGATTTGAAGATGAGCGGTATGAAGAAATAGGCAAAGAAAAG atgATGAGTTACAGCCAGCTCTGTTCGTTGTTGGGTGTGAAACAGGAGGATCCAGAGCCCAGTCCCTTGCACACGAACGTGGTGGAAATTCAGACTTTCCTTAGCTCTCCCTCTGGAAAGAGAACTAAAAG GAGGAGGGAAGACAGCATTCAGGATGACAGGGGCAGCTTTGTGACTACACCCACAGCAGAGCTCTCCACCCAGGAAGAAAGTCTTCTAGATAACTTCCTAGACTGGAGTTTAGATTCCTGCTCTGGTTATGAAGGTGATCAGGAAAGTGAAGGCGAGAGAGATGGAGATG TGACAGGTCCCAGCGGGATCCTGGACGTGACGGTGGTCTATATGGATCCTGCGGAGCACTGCTGTCaggactccagtgatgaagacaACCTGGCTGTGGAGTGGTCTGGGCAGGCGGCACTGCTGAGGGAGGCCAAGCCGCCTGATAACACTTGCAGCCTTTCAGCATATCACACCCCCAGAAATCCTAACCTGGAAGGGAGCTCAGGCTACTCTTCCGTCAACAGTGCCAGCCCTACATCTTCTGTAGAAGGCAGCCTTGGAGTACCTCTCAAACCTACCTCAGCACTGTCTCTTGGCAGTGCCATGAACGCGGTGCCATGCCTGCCTCATTACTTGGAATCATGTTTACAGTCAGTCTGCGCTAGGCCTAATGAGGGCAAGTGTGACAGAAGGCAAGTCAAGCGAAAAAATGTGGCAGAACACAGTGAAGAAAGGGTGAACTGGGGCTTCTTAAGCCTCtga